TTTTGTAAGAAATATGATATAATCACCCTTTGAGGAGGCGTAACAATGAAAAACTTTTTAAAAACAGTATGGGGGATTCTTCCCGGTTTTTTAGTGGCATTCATCGTTGCTGTGTTTGCAAAATGGGTGGAGAGTCTGCTTCCTGTACATATCATCGGTGCATCTGTGATTGCGCTTTTTGTGGGCATGATTATCAACGCGTTCTGGCAGCCGAAGGTGTTAAAAGCAGGACTTAAATTTACCTCTAAGAAAATTTTAAAGTTTGCAATTATCTTACTTGGTGCATCTTTGAATGTGGGCGTTATTTTGTCGGTCGGTAAAATGTCGCTTATGGTTATGGCGTTTACCTTGCTTACCTGCTTTGGCGGTGGATATTTTATCGGCAAGGCATTAAAGCTTAATTGGAAGCTTTCCAATTTGATTTCGGCAGGAACCGGCATTTGCGGCGGATCTGCCATTGCGGCAATTGCTCCGGTTATTGATGCGGATGATACCGATGTTGCCTATGCGATGTCCGCGACCTTTTTGTTTGATATGGCGATGATTGTGCTGTTTCCGATTATGGGTGAAATGTTAAATCTTTCGGACGTGGCATATGGTTTATGGGCGGGGACTGCAGTAAACGATACCTCAAGCGTTGTGGCGGCAGGATATGCTTATTCCGAAGGGGCAGGCGACTTTGCCACCATGGTAAAGCTGACACGCACCCTTTCCATTATTCCGACCGTGCTGGTGTTTACGTTTATCAACATACGTTTGAAGCGCAAAAACAACATTGAAATGAAAAATGAAAAGAAAACCAATATCTGGAGTTTGTTTCCCTGGTTTATTGCAGGATTTCTGGCTTTGGCGACAATAAACAGTCTTGGGTTTATTCCTGAAACGGTTTCGGGCACAGTTAAGGATATAAGTAAATTTTTAATGGTTACCGCTCTTGCGGCAATCGGCCTGAATACCAGCTTTAAGGATATGAAAAAATCCGGTGTAAATCCCATGGTTCACGGGTTTATCATTTCTGCGTTGGTGGTTGTGGTTGCCATAGCGGTTGAGTGGTGCATGGGACTTGTATAAAATTTAAAAGAGATGCTTTGAAAAGCATCTCTTTTTTGCAAGAAATCGAAATTTTCGGACAAAAAAATCATTGTGTTTTTGCCGAAAAAATGGTATGCTATAAATAGAAACAAAAAAGGAGAGAGGATATGAAAAGATTTTTATGTTTTGTAATGATTTTCAGTATGCTCGGCGGTAGTGTTTTTGCATCGGATAATGCAAAGATGTCAAACGGTGAACAACTTTCTGTCGGTGTTGAACAGGGGCAGACTGTGCTCACTCTAAGCGGGCAGGCCGAAAATCCCGGGCAGGAGGTTGTGGTCAGGCTGTTAAAGCCGGGCGTTACGGCACTTACATCTGCAGATGATATTTTGTACCAGAAGCAAAGCACAACCGATGACAGTGGTGCTTTTGCGTTCCGTGTGCAAATTTCCAAAAA
The sequence above is drawn from the Clostridia bacterium genome and encodes:
- a CDS encoding YeiH family putative sulfate export transporter; this translates as MKNFLKTVWGILPGFLVAFIVAVFAKWVESLLPVHIIGASVIALFVGMIINAFWQPKVLKAGLKFTSKKILKFAIILLGASLNVGVILSVGKMSLMVMAFTLLTCFGGGYFIGKALKLNWKLSNLISAGTGICGGSAIAAIAPVIDADDTDVAYAMSATFLFDMAMIVLFPIMGEMLNLSDVAYGLWAGTAVNDTSSVVAAGYAYSEGAGDFATMVKLTRTLSIIPTVLVFTFINIRLKRKNNIEMKNEKKTNIWSLFPWFIAGFLALATINSLGFIPETVSGTVKDISKFLMVTALAAIGLNTSFKDMKKSGVNPMVHGFIISALVVVVAIAVEWCMGLV